Within the Flavobacterium sp. N502536 genome, the region GTAAACGGCCTGCGCATACTTCTTCGTCAGATAATTATCAACTGTAATTTCTTTTATTTTTATAGCATCTAAAATTTCTTTGGCACCGCTTCCCACTTTTCCTGTTCCGGTAATAACAAATTTTAAAGACGGCATCGTAATACGCTTCAACTGTTTAATCAAAGCCTCTTTTCCGTCAAGTGTCTCTGCTTTTGGCAATTTAAACAACTCGAACTTTATTCCAAAAGCGCGAATTCCGTTGTAAACTCCCACCATTCCAGCGTACCTGCCAAAACCTATTAAACGACGGTTATGAGCATCTACAATAGTTTCATGGTCATATAAATCAATATTTTTCTCTAAAATAGCCTGCAACAATTTTCTATTATAAGGCTGTTTTTTAATCGTATGCGAAAAAAAGAAATAGGCTTTATTAGGAATCAAATTCTCAACCGGAACCTCTTTTACACCAAATAACACATCACAATTTGAAACATCTTCGGTAACTGTGATTCCCATACTCTTGTACTGTACGTCCGAAAAAATCCTGATATCAGAACTCTCTACCTCCACTACAGCTTCATGATAAAGCTGTTTAAGTCTTGTAAGTTCATTAGGAGCAAAAACAACTCTGCGGTCCGGCGGGTTTTTTCTTTCTTTTATGATTCCAAATTTCATTTAAACGGGTTTAAAATAATTATTAATATAACTTTTTACATCTTATTTGTTTCAAATATAACAAATTTAGTTAAAGTTTTCATGAAGAATTACAATTTAGAATATTTAAAAACCGTTAAAAGCTGACAAACAATCAATTAATTAAACAAAACCTTAATTTTTTGTTAAATAACAGTTTTGGAGTATCTCAAAACGGCAAAACATAACTATTGAATTCTATATATTTGTTTTTAAAGAATGATGAAAATGAGCTTCCTTAAAAAAACAAAGATACCACAAATACTTCTTCTAGTATTAGTTTTAAGTTCTTGTGGAAAAGATAAAAAAACAACCGCAGATACTGCTTCAACGATAGAAGATACTTTACCCAAAATGAAACCGTTAGGCCCGGAAAAAAGA harbors:
- a CDS encoding NAD(P)-dependent oxidoreductase, whose product is MKFGIIKERKNPPDRRVVFAPNELTRLKQLYHEAVVEVESSDIRIFSDVQYKSMGITVTEDVSNCDVLFGVKEVPVENLIPNKAYFFFSHTIKKQPYNRKLLQAILEKNIDLYDHETIVDAHNRRLIGFGRYAGMVGVYNGIRAFGIKFELFKLPKAETLDGKEALIKQLKRITMPSLKFVITGTGKVGSGAKEILDAIKIKEITVDNYLTKKYAQAVYVQLDVLEYNKRIDGEVVDFKDFVAHPEAYVSDFEKFTKVTDIYFAGHFYATGAPMILTREMLNASDCKLKVVADISCDVNGPIACTVRSSTIAEPLYGYFPLEDKEVDVFHPAAVVVMAVDNLPCEIPKDASEGFGEQFMEHVIPAFFNGDKDGILKRAKITEKGKLTERFSYLQDYVDGK